In Anabaena sphaerica FACHB-251, a genomic segment contains:
- a CDS encoding glycosyltransferase family 2 protein, protein MTNYQLPITNHQSPITNHSLPDVSVVVPIKDEVESLPLLLEAISSTLVASEVSYEIICVDDGSTDGSPEFLKEQAQIRTDLKAVILRRNYGQTAAMSAGFNYATGQAIVTLDADLQNDPADIPMLLAKLDEGYDLVSGWRQNRQDGAVNRLLPSKIANWLIRRTTSVYIHDYGCSLKAYRAELVADMNLYGELHRFLPALAYIEGARITELPVRHHARRFGKSKYGISRTFRVLMDLLTILFMKKFLTRPMHVFGLLGLLSMLAGGGIGIYLTFVKLAFQANIGNRPLLILAVLLLVTGVQLFCFGLLAELLMRTYHESQGRPIYRVREVVAKNVK, encoded by the coding sequence ATGACCAATTACCAATTACCAATTACCAATCACCAATCGCCCATTACCAATCACTCATTACCAGATGTATCCGTAGTTGTACCGATTAAAGATGAAGTAGAAAGCTTGCCTTTGTTACTGGAGGCGATTTCTTCTACTCTGGTTGCTAGTGAGGTGAGTTATGAAATTATCTGTGTAGATGATGGTTCTACTGATGGTTCACCGGAATTTCTCAAGGAACAAGCACAAATTCGCACTGATTTAAAAGCAGTGATTTTGCGGCGTAACTACGGACAAACTGCGGCTATGTCGGCTGGTTTTAATTATGCCACAGGCCAAGCAATTGTTACTTTAGACGCTGATTTGCAAAATGACCCCGCTGATATCCCCATGTTATTGGCAAAATTGGATGAGGGTTATGATTTGGTGAGTGGTTGGCGGCAAAATCGCCAAGATGGGGCGGTAAATCGGTTGCTTCCTTCAAAAATTGCTAATTGGTTAATTCGTCGCACTACTAGCGTTTATATTCATGATTATGGTTGTTCTCTCAAAGCCTATCGTGCAGAATTAGTTGCAGATATGAACCTTTATGGGGAATTACACCGTTTTTTACCAGCTTTAGCTTATATCGAAGGGGCGAGAATTACAGAATTACCTGTGCGTCATCATGCGCGACGCTTTGGCAAAAGTAAGTATGGAATTTCTCGTACTTTCCGGGTGTTAATGGATTTGTTAACTATTCTGTTTATGAAAAAGTTCCTCACCCGTCCTATGCACGTTTTTGGGCTGTTGGGCTTGTTGTCTATGCTTGCTGGGGGAGGAATAGGAATTTACTTAACTTTCGTTAAACTGGCTTTTCAGGCCAATATCGGTAATCGTCCTTTGCTAATTTTGGCGGTTTTATTGCTGGTAACAGGTGTGCAGTTGTTTTGCTTCGGTCTTTTGGCAGAATTGCTGATGCGTACTTATCATGAATCTCAGGGAAGGCCGATATATCGGGTGCGGGAAGTTGTGGCAAAAAATGTTAAGTAA